In Archangium violaceum, the following are encoded in one genomic region:
- a CDS encoding glutathione S-transferase family protein, with translation MRLYDYLPSANGYKVRLLLSWLGRPYELVPVDIFAGESRTEDFLRRKNPDGRIPVLEPEPGRFLAESNAILLYLARGTRFLPEDAFERAQVDQWLFFEQNSIEPNVGTVRFWHLTGRASRYPEVFRLRVERGHEALAALERHLRGRTFLVGERPTVADIALYAYAHVAPEGGFSLERSPAVSAWLERVKALPGHIGALAPYSANAHVTAA, from the coding sequence ATGCGTCTCTACGACTATCTCCCCTCCGCCAATGGCTACAAGGTCCGACTCCTGCTCTCCTGGCTGGGCAGGCCCTATGAACTGGTGCCCGTGGACATCTTCGCCGGCGAGAGCCGCACGGAGGACTTCCTGCGGCGAAAGAATCCCGACGGGCGCATCCCCGTGCTCGAGCCCGAGCCGGGCCGCTTCCTGGCGGAGTCCAACGCCATCCTCCTCTACCTCGCGCGGGGCACGCGGTTCCTGCCGGAGGATGCCTTCGAGCGCGCCCAGGTCGACCAGTGGCTCTTCTTCGAGCAGAACAGTATCGAGCCCAACGTGGGCACGGTGCGCTTCTGGCACCTGACGGGCCGCGCGTCCCGCTACCCGGAAGTCTTCCGTCTGCGCGTGGAGCGAGGCCATGAGGCGCTCGCGGCCCTGGAGCGGCACCTTCGCGGGCGCACGTTCCTCGTAGGCGAGCGACCCACGGTCGCGGACATCGCGCTGTATGCGTACGCGCACGTGGCTCCCGAGGGCGGTTTCTCCCTGGAGCGCTCCCCCGCCGTGTCCGCGTGGCTGGAGCGCGTGAAGGCCCTGCCCGGCCACATCGGGGCGCTGGCGCCGTACTCCGCCAACGCGCACGTGACAGCCGCCTGA
- a CDS encoding methylated-DNA--[protein]-cysteine S-methyltransferase: MATSDYARIEQAILYLDAHAREQPSLDDVAAHVGLSPFHFQRLFTRWAGISPKRFLQVHTFVSARRLLAERHSVLDTSYAVGLSGGGRLHELFVTLTAMTPGEFKLGGEGLTVRYGIHPSPFGDCLIAVCERGICGLHFLSDESAEEALVSLRAQWPRATFMESRDATATWAERIFPSRPPREPTPLSVLVKGTPFQVQVWQALLRISPGHVATYEDLAQAIGNPKAVRAVGSAVGDNPVALLIPCHRVLRKTGVFGDYRWGPARKKVMLAWESLRYGAEVEASEAPGVVP, translated from the coding sequence ATGGCGACCAGCGACTACGCCCGAATCGAGCAGGCCATCCTCTACCTCGACGCCCATGCGCGCGAGCAGCCCTCCCTGGACGACGTCGCCGCGCACGTGGGCCTGAGCCCCTTCCACTTCCAGCGCCTCTTCACCCGCTGGGCGGGCATCAGCCCCAAGCGCTTCCTCCAGGTGCACACGTTCGTTTCGGCCCGCCGCCTGCTGGCCGAGCGGCACAGCGTGCTCGACACCTCCTACGCCGTGGGCCTGTCCGGCGGCGGTCGGCTGCACGAGCTCTTCGTCACCCTCACCGCCATGACACCGGGCGAGTTCAAGCTGGGCGGCGAGGGACTCACCGTGCGCTACGGCATCCACCCGTCGCCTTTCGGGGACTGCCTCATCGCCGTCTGTGAGCGTGGCATCTGCGGCCTGCATTTTCTCTCCGACGAGTCCGCGGAGGAGGCCCTGGTGTCGCTGCGTGCGCAGTGGCCGCGTGCCACCTTCATGGAGTCCCGCGATGCGACCGCCACGTGGGCGGAGCGCATCTTCCCCTCGCGGCCCCCGCGCGAGCCCACGCCGCTGTCAGTGCTGGTGAAGGGCACGCCCTTTCAAGTGCAGGTGTGGCAGGCGCTGCTGCGCATCTCCCCGGGCCACGTGGCCACGTATGAGGACCTTGCCCAAGCCATCGGCAACCCGAAAGCGGTGCGAGCGGTGGGCTCGGCGGTGGGAGACAACCCCGTGGCGTTGCTCATCCCCTGCCACCGCGTGTTGCGCAAGACGGGCGTCTTTGGTGACTACCGCTGGGGCCCCGCGCGCAAGAAGGTGATGCTCGCGTGGGAGTCGCTGCGTTACGGCGCGGAGGTCGAGGCCAGCGAAGCGCCGGGAGTCGTGCCTTAG
- a CDS encoding aldo/keto reductase, which yields MSTHHIDSLTQYHLLGRSGLRVSPLALGTMTFGTDFGWGNPESTAHQILARYLEAGGNFIDTADAYTAGSSERIIGDFFAKHGRRDQAVIATKFTMGTSPGDPNAGGNGRKNIYRALEGSLRRLKTDYVDLYWLHAWDGLTPVEEVMRTLTDLVREGKVRYIGLSDVPAWYFARAQTLAERNGWERVSALQLEYSLAERNIEREHIPAALELGAAVVPWSPLAGGLLSGKYTREGSRLKGEGRAHALLATGLPIADKFLKDRPWAIVEQLVAVAKEVGHPPAQVALNWVATRPAVASTIIGASRLEQLESNLRALDFTLPPTLSARLEAASRPELVHPYVFFEDPVFTRGMFTGNTVVRAEPGWFRANTRGP from the coding sequence ATGTCTACCCATCACATTGATTCCCTGACGCAGTACCACCTGCTTGGCCGCTCGGGGCTCCGGGTGAGCCCGCTGGCGCTGGGCACCATGACGTTCGGTACCGACTTCGGCTGGGGCAACCCGGAGAGCACCGCCCATCAAATCCTGGCGCGCTACCTGGAGGCGGGCGGCAACTTCATCGACACCGCGGATGCGTACACCGCCGGCTCGAGCGAGCGCATCATCGGCGATTTCTTCGCGAAGCATGGCAGGCGAGACCAGGCCGTCATCGCCACCAAGTTCACCATGGGCACCTCGCCGGGAGACCCCAACGCGGGCGGCAACGGGCGCAAGAACATCTACCGCGCGCTCGAAGGCTCGCTGCGCCGCCTCAAGACGGACTACGTGGACCTGTACTGGCTCCACGCCTGGGATGGCCTGACGCCCGTGGAAGAGGTGATGCGGACCCTGACCGACCTCGTGCGCGAGGGCAAGGTCCGGTACATCGGCCTCTCCGACGTGCCGGCCTGGTACTTCGCTCGGGCCCAGACGCTGGCCGAGCGCAACGGCTGGGAGCGGGTCTCGGCGCTGCAACTGGAGTATTCGCTCGCCGAGCGCAACATCGAGCGCGAGCACATTCCCGCGGCACTCGAGCTGGGTGCGGCCGTCGTTCCCTGGAGCCCGCTCGCCGGAGGGCTCCTGTCGGGCAAATACACGCGCGAGGGCTCGCGGTTGAAAGGAGAGGGGCGTGCCCACGCGCTCCTGGCCACCGGTCTGCCCATTGCCGACAAGTTCTTGAAGGACCGACCGTGGGCCATCGTCGAGCAGCTCGTCGCCGTGGCGAAGGAGGTGGGGCACCCGCCCGCGCAGGTGGCGCTCAACTGGGTGGCGACTCGCCCCGCGGTGGCCTCCACCATCATCGGCGCGAGCAGGCTGGAGCAGCTCGAGAGCAACCTGCGTGCACTCGACTTCACGCTGCCGCCGACGCTCTCGGCCAGGCTGGAGGCCGCGAGCCGGCCCGAGCTCGTGCATCCCTATGTGTTCTTCGAGGATCCGGTGTTCACCCGGGGCATGTTCACGGGCAACACCGTGGTGCGCGCGGAGCCGGGCTGGTTCCGCGCCAACACCCGCGGCCCGTGA
- a CDS encoding DUF1801 domain-containing protein gives MKRPVPVESASALIDEKIRELGDWRGKMLAKVRELIHEADPEIVEEWKWMGTPVWSHGGIVCTGETYKNVVKMTFPKGAALKDPSGLFNSSLDGNVRRAIDIHEGDKVDEAALKDLIRAAVVLNLEGKSKPKPRRASSKRSD, from the coding sequence ATGAAAAGGCCCGTCCCGGTGGAATCAGCCTCTGCATTGATTGACGAGAAGATCAGGGAACTTGGGGACTGGCGCGGGAAGATGCTCGCGAAAGTGCGCGAGCTCATACACGAGGCAGACCCTGAGATCGTCGAAGAGTGGAAGTGGATGGGGACTCCCGTCTGGTCCCACGGCGGCATCGTCTGCACGGGAGAGACGTACAAGAACGTCGTCAAGATGACCTTTCCCAAGGGAGCTGCGTTGAAGGACCCTTCAGGTCTATTCAACTCCAGCCTCGACGGGAATGTCAGGCGCGCCATCGACATCCACGAAGGCGACAAGGTCGATGAGGCGGCCTTGAAGGATCTCATCCGCGCTGCAGTGGTGCTCAATCTCGAGGGCAAGAGCAAGCCGAAGCCCCGGCGAGCGAGCAGCAAGCGGTCCGACTAG
- a CDS encoding DoxX family protein, with amino-acid sequence MESTLQKPALVAAKITPKANTIVYWLVTALFCLQMGFTAYAQLSLPQVAEAFTHLGFPDYFRVELSWAKLLGVVLMLAPVPARLKEWAYAGFAINLASALIAHISVGDGPEAWGWAAATGVLWGLSYFFWRRLQASPASA; translated from the coding sequence ATGGAATCGACCCTGCAGAAGCCGGCCCTCGTCGCCGCCAAGATCACCCCCAAAGCCAATACCATCGTCTATTGGCTCGTCACCGCGCTCTTCTGCCTGCAGATGGGCTTCACCGCCTACGCGCAACTGAGCCTGCCGCAGGTGGCGGAGGCGTTCACCCACCTCGGCTTCCCCGACTACTTCCGGGTGGAGCTCTCGTGGGCCAAGCTCCTCGGCGTGGTGCTGATGCTTGCGCCGGTGCCGGCGCGGCTCAAGGAGTGGGCCTACGCCGGCTTCGCCATCAACCTCGCCTCGGCGCTCATCGCCCACATCTCGGTGGGCGATGGCCCGGAGGCGTGGGGCTGGGCGGCGGCCACCGGCGTGCTCTGGGGGCTCTCGTACTTCTTCTGGCGCCGCCTGCAGGCCTCGCCGGCGAGCGCCTGA
- a CDS encoding SRPBCC family protein: protein MRNRERYVPGPAAGAGVKKDGEKWTLILVRDLRHPPAMVWQALTDPAHLSEWAPFDANRNLAAVGPVTLSTVGTPTPQVAESTVKRAEAPRLLEYSWGGNDLRWELEPLASGTRLTLWHNIDRRFISWGAAGWHICFDVLDGLLTGEPIGRIVGAEAMKFGGWQRLIAEYAKQFGAETPG from the coding sequence ATGAGAAACCGTGAGAGGTATGTGCCCGGCCCCGCGGCCGGAGCCGGGGTCAAGAAGGACGGCGAGAAGTGGACGCTCATTCTCGTCCGAGATCTCCGTCATCCGCCGGCGATGGTGTGGCAGGCGCTGACCGATCCTGCGCACCTGTCCGAATGGGCGCCGTTCGACGCCAATCGGAACCTGGCCGCCGTGGGGCCGGTGACGCTCTCGACGGTCGGGACGCCGACGCCGCAGGTCGCTGAGAGCACCGTGAAGCGGGCCGAGGCGCCGAGGCTGCTCGAGTACAGCTGGGGTGGCAACGACCTCCGGTGGGAGCTCGAACCGCTCGCCAGCGGCACGCGCCTCACGCTCTGGCACAACATCGATCGCCGCTTCATCTCGTGGGGCGCCGCGGGCTGGCACATCTGCTTCGACGTCCTTGATGGGCTCCTCACGGGTGAGCCGATTGGACGCATCGTCGGCGCCGAGGCCATGAAGTTCGGCGGCTGGCAGCGATTGATCGCCGAGTACGCAAAGCAGTTCGGCGCTGAGACCCCCGGTTAG
- a CDS encoding ArsR/SmtB family transcription factor has protein sequence MESSFAIIAEPNRRAILSLLASSERSVGEIERQLRMPQTSVSKHLRVLREAGFVESRVEAQRRVYRIRPEPLMEVDAWLAPFRRFWTAHVDALERHLDRMGQAPGKGKNP, from the coding sequence ATGGAATCCTCGTTCGCGATCATCGCGGAGCCGAACCGCCGGGCCATCCTCAGCCTGCTGGCGTCGTCGGAGCGATCCGTCGGCGAGATCGAGCGCCAGCTGCGGATGCCTCAAACTTCGGTGTCCAAGCACCTCCGCGTGCTGCGCGAGGCCGGCTTCGTGGAGTCGCGCGTCGAAGCCCAGCGGCGCGTCTATCGGATCCGGCCCGAGCCGCTCATGGAGGTCGACGCCTGGCTCGCTCCGTTCCGGCGCTTCTGGACGGCCCACGTTGATGCGCTCGAACGCCATCTGGATCGGATGGGGCAGGCACCAGGGAAAGGAAAGAACCCATGA
- a CDS encoding glutathione binding-like protein, with translation MQLYYSPLACSMAARIAFYEAGADATFIEVDPKTKLTRDGKDFRDIHPLGLVPTLRTDDGDILTENAAILQYVADFFPRAKLAPTDRMARARLHEWLCFIGTELHKALFGPLLDAKAPEGAKAYALEKGTSRLSYLEKHLTGREFLLDRFSVADAYLFTVLNWSVVTPVDLKKWPAISAYAARLRDRPSVAKAFAEERALYAEERARHKATA, from the coding sequence ATGCAACTCTATTATTCGCCCCTGGCCTGTTCGATGGCGGCCCGAATCGCGTTCTACGAGGCCGGCGCGGACGCCACGTTCATCGAGGTCGACCCGAAGACGAAGCTCACGCGCGACGGGAAGGACTTCCGGGACATCCATCCGCTCGGCCTCGTCCCGACCCTCCGCACCGATGATGGCGACATCCTCACGGAGAACGCGGCGATCCTTCAGTACGTGGCCGACTTCTTCCCCAGGGCGAAGCTCGCGCCGACGGACCGCATGGCGCGCGCCCGGTTGCACGAGTGGCTGTGCTTCATCGGGACCGAGCTACACAAGGCGCTCTTCGGGCCGCTCCTCGACGCGAAGGCCCCCGAGGGCGCGAAGGCCTACGCGCTGGAGAAGGGTACATCCCGCCTCTCCTATCTGGAGAAGCACCTGACCGGTCGCGAGTTCCTTCTCGACCGCTTCAGCGTCGCGGACGCGTACCTGTTCACGGTCCTGAACTGGTCCGTGGTGACGCCGGTCGACCTGAAGAAGTGGCCGGCGATCAGCGCATACGCCGCGCGCCTGAGGGACCGGCCGAGCGTGGCGAAGGCGTTCGCGGAGGAGCGGGCGCTCTACGCGGAGGAGCGGGCACGGCACAAGGCCACCGCTTGA
- a CDS encoding LysR family transcriptional regulator gives MNDIAPPPSPRLDVRDLRVVLALASAGSTAQAASVLHLTQPAVSRALLAAEDKLGTRLFDRTPRGLVPTAAGQRLVTGATRLLVEMGDLEHLVRAPVAPPTRLRLVCECYTVYHWLPSTLMRLRKSLPELEVALAVEHTYAPVAALEAGEIDVALVTTLVVPRGRLEERRIFSDEVVFIMSASHPLAARKTLTPADLCENTLLIGQGAPAESHWFMASVFGRARPRLRFERLPLTEAILDVTRAGMGIAVLSEWIASPHLGKGELVAKRLASGPLLRPWRLAWRREVDDAALRLLSALEATAPRGLLAG, from the coding sequence ATGAACGACATTGCTCCCCCTCCGAGCCCCCGCCTCGACGTGCGCGACCTGCGCGTCGTGCTCGCCCTGGCCTCCGCCGGCAGCACGGCGCAGGCCGCGTCCGTGCTGCACCTCACGCAGCCCGCGGTGAGCCGTGCGCTCCTCGCGGCGGAGGACAAGCTCGGCACGCGCCTCTTCGACCGTACGCCTCGCGGGCTCGTCCCCACCGCGGCGGGGCAGCGCCTCGTCACCGGCGCGACGCGCCTTCTGGTGGAGATGGGCGACCTCGAGCATCTCGTGCGCGCGCCGGTGGCTCCGCCCACGCGCCTCCGCCTCGTTTGCGAGTGCTACACCGTGTACCACTGGCTCCCGTCCACGCTCATGAGACTGCGCAAGAGCCTGCCGGAGCTCGAGGTCGCGCTGGCGGTGGAGCACACGTACGCTCCCGTCGCGGCGCTCGAGGCCGGGGAGATAGACGTCGCGCTCGTCACGACGTTGGTGGTCCCACGCGGCAGGCTCGAGGAGCGCCGGATCTTCTCCGATGAGGTCGTGTTCATCATGTCGGCGTCGCATCCGCTCGCGGCGCGCAAGACGCTCACGCCCGCGGACCTGTGCGAGAACACGCTCCTCATCGGGCAGGGCGCGCCGGCGGAGTCGCACTGGTTCATGGCGAGCGTGTTCGGCCGGGCGAGGCCGAGGCTTCGCTTCGAGCGGCTGCCGCTCACGGAGGCGATCCTCGACGTGACACGTGCGGGCATGGGCATCGCGGTGCTCTCCGAGTGGATCGCCAGCCCCCACCTCGGCAAGGGGGAGCTCGTCGCGAAGCGTCTCGCGTCGGGACCTCTTCTGCGGCCCTGGCGCCTCGCGTGGCGGCGGGAGGTCGATGACGCCGCGCTCCGCCTCCTGTCCGCGCTCGAGGCCACGGCGCCCCGAGGGCTTCTGGCTGGCTGA